In the Ctenopharyngodon idella isolate HZGC_01 chromosome 4, HZGC01, whole genome shotgun sequence genome, one interval contains:
- the LOC127511110 gene encoding tripartite motif-containing protein 16-like isoform X2: MSSGKVKLKCSCCAFVSLYSCSEMAEARFSQDEFMCSVCLDLLKDPVTTSCGHSYCKICITGCWDQEDQKRVYSCPQCRQTFSSRPGLAKNTMLAEVVEKLKKTKLPAHCYAGAGDVQCDVCTGRKHKAIKFCLVCLESYCQNHLEQHESWFKGKRHNLTEATERLQEMICPTHDKLLEVFCRTDQKCICVMCTMDKHKNHDTVSAATQRTEKQKQLKEMQRSFQRRIQQRQKDLQQLREAVESHKTAVEDSERIFTELIRSIERSRSEATQQIRDQEKTAVSRAEGRLERLEQEINDLRRRDAELEQLSHTQDHIHFLQSFQSLSAPPESTDVNDDSFSSLSSFDGVRESVLQLRDKLEDFCKEELKKISDRVTFTNIVPKTRNGFLQYYHQLTLDPNTAHKLLHLSERNRVITYTDTDQSYPDHPDRFDVYAQVLCKESVCGRCYWEIEWSGDIGVLISVSYKSISRKGSGDECLFGCNDQSWSLICSSSSYSFRHNDIETKLPVKPIRRSRIGVYVDHSAGTLSFYSIYRDTMSLIHTVQTTFTHTLYPGFRVCYTGSSVKLC; encoded by the exons ATGAGTTCAGGGAAAGTGAAACTGAAGTGTAGTTGTTGTGCGTTTGTGTCTCTGTATTCATGCAGTGAAATGGCAGAAGCCAGATTTTCTCAGGATGAGTTcatgtgttcagtgtgtctgGATCTTCTGAAGGATCCAGTGACCACTTCttgtggacacagttactgtaagaTCTGTATTACAGGCTGCTGGGATCAGGAGGATCAGAAGAGAGTCTACAGCTGccctcagtgcagacagaccttcagTTCAAGACCTGGTTTAGCTAAAAACACCATGCTGGCTGAAGTggtggagaaactgaagaagacTAAACTTCCGGCTCACTGTTACGCTGGAGCTGGAGATGTGCAGTGTGACGTCTGTactggaagaaaacacaaagccaTCAAGTTCTGTCTGGTGTGTCTGGAGTCTTACTGTCAGAATCAtcttgaacaacatgagagttgGTTTAAAGGAAAGAGACACAATCTGACTGAAGCCACTGAACGACTGCAGGAGATGATCTGCCCGACACATGACAAGCTCCTTGAGGTTTTCTGTCGCACTGATCAGAAGTGTATATGTGTGATGTGTACGATGGATAAACATAAAAACCACGACACTGTATCAGCTGCAACacagaggacagagaaacag AAGCAGCTGAAGGAGATGCAGAGGTCGTTCCAGCGGAGGATCCAGCAGAGACAGAaagatcttcagcagctgagagaggctgtggagtctcataag acagcagtggaggacagtgagaggatcttcactgagctcatccGCTCCATCGAGAGAAGCCGCTCTGAGGCCACACAGCagatcagagatcaggaaaagactgcagtgagtcgagccgaaggacgactggagcgactggagcaggagatcaatgatctgaggaggagagacgctgagctggagcagctttcacacacacaggatcACATCCATTTCCTGCAG agtttccagtctctctcaGCTCCTCCTGAATCTACAGACGTAAATGACGATTCCTTCAGTTCTCTCTCTTCTTTTGATGGCGTGAGAGAATCTGTCCTTCAGCTGAGAGACAAACTGGAggatttctgcaaagaggagcTCAAGAAGATCTCTGACAGAG TCACTTTCACCAACATTGTTCCCAAGACCAGGAACGGCTTTctacaat attACCATCAGCTCACtctggatccaaacacagcacatAAACTCCTCCAtctgtctgagaggaacagagtGATTACTTACACTGACACAGATCAgtcgtatcctgatcatccagacagatttgatgtTTATGCTCAGGTGTTGTGtaaagagagtgtgtgtggacgctgttactgggagattgagtggagtggTGATATTGGTGTGTtaatatcagtgtcatataaaagcatcagcaggaagggatCTGGTGATGAGTGTTTGTTTGGATgtaatgatcagtcctggagtttgaTCTGCTCTTCCTCCAGTTACTCCTTCAGACACAATGACATAGAAACTAAACTCCCTGTAAAGCCCATCAGACGCAGcagaataggagtgtatgtggatcacagtgcaggaactctgtccttctacagcatctacagagacacaatgagcctcatccacaccgtccagaccacattcactcacacgctctatcctgggtttagGGTTTGTTATACTGgatcatcagtgaaactgtgttga
- the LOC127511110 gene encoding tripartite motif-containing protein 16-like isoform X1 yields the protein MSSGKVKLKCSCCAFVSLYSCSEMAEARFSQDEFMCSVCLDLLKDPVTTSCGHSYCKICITGCWDQEDQKRVYSCPQCRQTFSSRPGLAKNTMLAEVVEKLKKTKLPAHCYAGAGDVQCDVCTGRKHKAIKFCLVCLESYCQNHLEQHESWFKGKRHNLTEATERLQEMICPTHDKLLEVFCRTDQKCICVMCTMDKHKNHDTVSAATQRTEKQKQLKEMQRSFQRRIQQRQKDLQQLREAVESHKRSAQTAVEDSERIFTELIRSIERSRSEATQQIRDQEKTAVSRAEGRLERLEQEINDLRRRDAELEQLSHTQDHIHFLQSFQSLSAPPESTDVNDDSFSSLSSFDGVRESVLQLRDKLEDFCKEELKKISDRVTFTNIVPKTRNGFLQYYHQLTLDPNTAHKLLHLSERNRVITYTDTDQSYPDHPDRFDVYAQVLCKESVCGRCYWEIEWSGDIGVLISVSYKSISRKGSGDECLFGCNDQSWSLICSSSSYSFRHNDIETKLPVKPIRRSRIGVYVDHSAGTLSFYSIYRDTMSLIHTVQTTFTHTLYPGFRVCYTGSSVKLC from the exons ATGAGTTCAGGGAAAGTGAAACTGAAGTGTAGTTGTTGTGCGTTTGTGTCTCTGTATTCATGCAGTGAAATGGCAGAAGCCAGATTTTCTCAGGATGAGTTcatgtgttcagtgtgtctgGATCTTCTGAAGGATCCAGTGACCACTTCttgtggacacagttactgtaagaTCTGTATTACAGGCTGCTGGGATCAGGAGGATCAGAAGAGAGTCTACAGCTGccctcagtgcagacagaccttcagTTCAAGACCTGGTTTAGCTAAAAACACCATGCTGGCTGAAGTggtggagaaactgaagaagacTAAACTTCCGGCTCACTGTTACGCTGGAGCTGGAGATGTGCAGTGTGACGTCTGTactggaagaaaacacaaagccaTCAAGTTCTGTCTGGTGTGTCTGGAGTCTTACTGTCAGAATCAtcttgaacaacatgagagttgGTTTAAAGGAAAGAGACACAATCTGACTGAAGCCACTGAACGACTGCAGGAGATGATCTGCCCGACACATGACAAGCTCCTTGAGGTTTTCTGTCGCACTGATCAGAAGTGTATATGTGTGATGTGTACGATGGATAAACATAAAAACCACGACACTGTATCAGCTGCAACacagaggacagagaaacag AAGCAGCTGAAGGAGATGCAGAGGTCGTTCCAGCGGAGGATCCAGCAGAGACAGAaagatcttcagcagctgagagaggctgtggagtctcataag cgctctgcacagacagcagtggaggacagtgagaggatcttcactgagctcatccGCTCCATCGAGAGAAGCCGCTCTGAGGCCACACAGCagatcagagatcaggaaaagactgcagtgagtcgagccgaaggacgactggagcgactggagcaggagatcaatgatctgaggaggagagacgctgagctggagcagctttcacacacacaggatcACATCCATTTCCTGCAG agtttccagtctctctcaGCTCCTCCTGAATCTACAGACGTAAATGACGATTCCTTCAGTTCTCTCTCTTCTTTTGATGGCGTGAGAGAATCTGTCCTTCAGCTGAGAGACAAACTGGAggatttctgcaaagaggagcTCAAGAAGATCTCTGACAGAG TCACTTTCACCAACATTGTTCCCAAGACCAGGAACGGCTTTctacaat attACCATCAGCTCACtctggatccaaacacagcacatAAACTCCTCCAtctgtctgagaggaacagagtGATTACTTACACTGACACAGATCAgtcgtatcctgatcatccagacagatttgatgtTTATGCTCAGGTGTTGTGtaaagagagtgtgtgtggacgctgttactgggagattgagtggagtggTGATATTGGTGTGTtaatatcagtgtcatataaaagcatcagcaggaagggatCTGGTGATGAGTGTTTGTTTGGATgtaatgatcagtcctggagtttgaTCTGCTCTTCCTCCAGTTACTCCTTCAGACACAATGACATAGAAACTAAACTCCCTGTAAAGCCCATCAGACGCAGcagaataggagtgtatgtggatcacagtgcaggaactctgtccttctacagcatctacagagacacaatgagcctcatccacaccgtccagaccacattcactcacacgctctatcctgggtttagGGTTTGTTATACTGgatcatcagtgaaactgtgttga
- the LOC127511110 gene encoding tripartite motif-containing protein 16-like isoform X3, with protein MQRSFQRRIQQRQKDLQQLREAVESHKRSAQTAVEDSERIFTELIRSIERSRSEATQQIRDQEKTAVSRAEGRLERLEQEINDLRRRDAELEQLSHTQDHIHFLQSFQSLSAPPESTDVNDDSFSSLSSFDGVRESVLQLRDKLEDFCKEELKKISDRVTFTNIVPKTRNGFLQYYHQLTLDPNTAHKLLHLSERNRVITYTDTDQSYPDHPDRFDVYAQVLCKESVCGRCYWEIEWSGDIGVLISVSYKSISRKGSGDECLFGCNDQSWSLICSSSSYSFRHNDIETKLPVKPIRRSRIGVYVDHSAGTLSFYSIYRDTMSLIHTVQTTFTHTLYPGFRVCYTGSSVKLC; from the exons ATGCAGAGGTCGTTCCAGCGGAGGATCCAGCAGAGACAGAaagatcttcagcagctgagagaggctgtggagtctcataag cgctctgcacagacagcagtggaggacagtgagaggatcttcactgagctcatccGCTCCATCGAGAGAAGCCGCTCTGAGGCCACACAGCagatcagagatcaggaaaagactgcagtgagtcgagccgaaggacgactggagcgactggagcaggagatcaatgatctgaggaggagagacgctgagctggagcagctttcacacacacaggatcACATCCATTTCCTGCAG agtttccagtctctctcaGCTCCTCCTGAATCTACAGACGTAAATGACGATTCCTTCAGTTCTCTCTCTTCTTTTGATGGCGTGAGAGAATCTGTCCTTCAGCTGAGAGACAAACTGGAggatttctgcaaagaggagcTCAAGAAGATCTCTGACAGAG TCACTTTCACCAACATTGTTCCCAAGACCAGGAACGGCTTTctacaat attACCATCAGCTCACtctggatccaaacacagcacatAAACTCCTCCAtctgtctgagaggaacagagtGATTACTTACACTGACACAGATCAgtcgtatcctgatcatccagacagatttgatgtTTATGCTCAGGTGTTGTGtaaagagagtgtgtgtggacgctgttactgggagattgagtggagtggTGATATTGGTGTGTtaatatcagtgtcatataaaagcatcagcaggaagggatCTGGTGATGAGTGTTTGTTTGGATgtaatgatcagtcctggagtttgaTCTGCTCTTCCTCCAGTTACTCCTTCAGACACAATGACATAGAAACTAAACTCCCTGTAAAGCCCATCAGACGCAGcagaataggagtgtatgtggatcacagtgcaggaactctgtccttctacagcatctacagagacacaatgagcctcatccacaccgtccagaccacattcactcacacgctctatcctgggtttagGGTTTGTTATACTGgatcatcagtgaaactgtgttga